Proteins encoded in a region of the Vicia villosa cultivar HV-30 ecotype Madison, WI linkage group LG5, Vvil1.0, whole genome shotgun sequence genome:
- the LOC131605576 gene encoding zinc finger BED domain-containing protein RICESLEEPER 1-like produces the protein MSFQDSSLTPPTMVDDLIDIELLLGDIGEEETTDGGNLEIGELMDMEVPVPSDTTTQTNPTDNTTTQTPTQNTTNTNTDASTPQVAQAQSSQSQRNADGRARRPKKSAVHSEMVLIRRLRLKGNNEKEFAQSRLNIGDNTHSLATWTYNHARVREIAAHMILGHEFPFSVMEGVIFNEFLKEIYPWYKKITRQQVKFDCETFYEAERIKMKRSMALINRLHKRVLSFKNVPPPHSGEVLCRELIKVMDDWGIRDKVASIFVDNASANDNCIARLKRDYSGRRNLPLGGKLFHVRCCAHILNLLVQDGLDMIKVSVDKIRNGVKYLLNSETRCKSFKKIVDELQLEGRMQVLDTKTRWNSTWLILYTAYHYREVWPRYAEENGAFLSFLPDANDWEDVHDICKFLEVFADVTSIISGTSYPTANLFLSELYRVKVLLDNPSRISHNPQLQALASEMKLKYDKYWSEFNTLISIGAVLDPRYKMIFIKWVYPFLYPNPTQSDTYQQQLSKNLSTLFQLYQDSYGTNDATTPIAASESSEVGSTSGLGRRNFEMFLETVVGNNSKSDLELYFEELPLKVPPNAKFDVLTWWMGNEAKYPVLSKLAKDILTVPLEEPQDEPLTYHFGEDLGVSSTAAAT, from the exons ATGTCGTTTCAAGATTCATCATTGACTCCTCCAACAATGGTGGATGATCTTATTGATATTGAGTTGTTGCTTGGTGACATCGGGGAAGAGGAGACAACGGATGGAGGTAATTTAGAGATTGGTGAGTTGATGGATATGGAGGTTCCAGTTCCGAGTGATACAACTACTCAAACCAACCCCACTGATAATACTACTACTCAGACCCCTACTCAAAATACTACAAACACAAACACTGATGCTTCAACCCCTCAAGTTGCCCAAGCTCAGAGTTCCCAGAGTCAGAGAAATGCTGATGGTAGAGCTCGTCGTCCCAAAAAATCTGCTGTTCATTCTGAAATGGTGCTGATT AGAAGGTTAAGGTTGAAAGGAAATAATGAGAAAGAGTTTGCTCAGTCTAGATTAAACATAGGTGATAATACTCATAGTTTAGCTACTTGGACATATAATCATGCTAGGGTTAGAGAAATTGCAGCACACATGATTCTAGGTCATGAATTTCCTTTTTCTGTTATGGAAGGTGTTATTTTTAATGAGTTTCTAAAAGAGATTTATCCATGGTACAAAAAGATTACTAGACAACAGGTTAAGTTTGATTGCGAGACATTTTATGAGGCTGAGAGAATTAAAATGAAACGGTCTATGGCTTTGATTAATAGG CTTCATAAAAGAGttttatcttttaagaatgtgCCACCACCACATTCTGGAGAGGTTTTGTGCAGGGAATTGATAAAGGTAATGGATGATTGGGGAATAAGGGATAAGGTAGCATCTATTTTTGTTGATAATGCCAGTGCCAATGATAATTGCATTGCTAGGTTGAAGAGGGATTATTCTGGTAGGAGAAATTTACCCTTAGGTGGTAAGTTATTTCATGTAAGGTGTTGTGCACACATCTTAAATCTGTTGGTGCAAGATGGGCTTGATATGATTAAGGTGTCTGTTGATAAGATAAGAAATGGTGTCAAATACTTGCTCAATTCTGAAACAAGATGCAAATCATTCAAAAAGATTGTTGATGAGTTGCAACTTGAAGGCAGAATGCAAGTGTTGGATACAAAGACTAGGTGGAACTCAACTTGGTTGATATTGTATACTGCATACCATTACAGAGAAGTGTGGCCTAGATATGCTGAGGAAAATGGTGCATTTCTCAGTTTTTTGCCTGATGCAAATGATTGGGAAGATGTTCATGATATTTGCAAGTTTTTGGAGGTTTTTGCTGATGTGACATCAATTATTAGTGGCACATCTTACCCTACTGCTAATCTGTTTTTGTCTGAGCTTTACAGAGTGAAGGTTTTACTTGATAATCCTTCAAGAATCTCACATAATCCTCAGTTGCAGGCCCTTGCTAGTGAAATGAAGTTGAAATATGACAAGTATTGGTCAGAGTTTAATACATTGATTTCTATTGGTGCAGTTCTTGATCCAAG GTATAAGATGATCTTCATCAAATGGGTATACCCCTTTTTGTATCCAAATCCCACTCAATCAGATACATATCAACAACAATTGTCTAAAAATTTAAGTACCCTCTTTCAATTGTATCAAGATTCCTATGGAACCAATGATGCAACTACCCCTATTGCTGCATCTGAATCTTCAGAAGTAGGATCTACTTCTGGATTGGGAAGGAGGAACTTTGAAATGTTTTTAGAAACTGTTGTGGGTAATAATTCCAAATCTGACCTTGAATTATATTTTGAGGAGCTTCCTTTGAAAGTTCCCCCTAATGCTAAATTTGATGTTTTAACTTGGTGGATGGGAAATGAGGCCAAATATCCTGTTCTTAGTAAATTGGCAAAGGATATCCTAACTGTTCCA CTTGAGGAGCCACAAGATGAACCTTTGACATATCATTTTGGTGAAGATTTGGGTGTTTCATCTACTGCTGCTGCAACTTGA
- the LOC131605574 gene encoding uncharacterized protein LOC131605574 — protein MLGRHIEFKVLENRMQQMWAQKGIINIIDLGQEFFLVTFTSEEGQEFALMEGSWSWMIYDHYLTVRDWRDNFCLARDAIEELAIWVRIYGLPIEYYDNSVLSYIVDQIGKTVKVDKNTLTRAKIKYVRLCIQVNLMKLLLAMLSIKGHHYKDTVTCLIKT, from the coding sequence ATGTTGGGAAGACATATTGAGTTCAAGGTGCTCGAGAATAGAATGCAACAAATGTGGGCTCAAAAaggtattatcaatattattgatCTTGGACAAGAATTCTTTCTGGTAACGTTCACAAGTGAAGAAGGTCAAGAATTCGCTCTAATGGAAGGGTCGTGGTCGTGGATGATCTATGACCACTATTTAACTGTCAGAGATTGGAGAGATAACTTCTGTCTTGCTAGAGATGCCATTGAAGAACTTGCGATTTGGGTAAGAATATATGGGTTGCCAATAGAGTATTATGACAATAGTGTGCTATCTTACATTGTTGATCAAATTGGGAAAACGGTTAAAGTTGACAAGAATACCCTAACCAGGgcaaaaataaaatatgtgaGATTATGTATCCAAGTGAACTTGATGAAACTGTTGTTGGCAATGTTATCGATTAAAGGTCATCATTACAAAGACACTGTTACGTGTTTAATAAAGACTTAA
- the LOC131602752 gene encoding protein PAL OF QUIRKY-like: MASSLPHLDDDSVSPSPRSDHFQDAPPRVRFMCSFGGKILPRPSDNQLRYVGGDTRIVAVNRSIPFSALVHKLSKLCGMTNITAKYQLPNEDLDALITVTTDEDVENMIDEYDRVSQNENPRAARLRVFLFPEGEDSRANSISSLLNGSTKRENWFMDALNGGVSGLERGRSEASSMLSEVPDYLFGLDNNSEEINQNQNLRESRPKERHLLQQDNVSNSDPGSPAPVVSSPFCSTSSALSVPSIPNLPPVKTKLDNQVSDFKENQNETVFQPQLKQNIYQINPAVHYPHPQPQAQTQASQAQEAAYSGHHAQPVPVYYISGSVQPGNMPMQQVHYPYVQQPYHAVMQPQVPIGYHHMVPGSGQVYGAGMRHVAPVQPYSPTAVVRDGLKQQVYQGVPNPGPVPVYHAMAVTGGEEQQRGGTEFGMGRGTNPPNN; the protein is encoded by the exons ATGGCGTCCTCACTCCCACACTTAGACGATGATTCCGTCTCCCCTTCCCCTCGCTCCGATCACTTCCAAGACGCTCCGCCACGTGTCCGCTTCATGTGTAGCTTCGGCGGCAAGATCCTCCCCCGTCCATCGGATAATCAACTCCGTTACGTCGGCGGCGATACTCGAATCGTCGCCGTCAATCGCTCTATTCCATTCTCCGCTTTAGTCCACAAACTCTCCAAACTCTGTG GCATGACCAACATAACTGCAAAGTACCAACTTCCAAACGAAGACCTAGACGCGTTGATCACCGTTACAACAGACGAAGACGTTGAGAACATGATAGACGAGTACGACCGCGTCTCACAGAATGAAAACCCGCGAGCGGCTCGGCTTCGCGTCTTCCTCTTCCCCGAAGGAGAAGACTCTCGAGCCAACAGTATCAGCTCGCTCTTAAACGGCTCTACTAAAAGAGAAAACTGGTTCATGGACGCTTTAAACGGTGGCGTTTCAGGACTCGAACGAGGTCGTTCAGAAGCTTCTTCTATGCTTTCTGAAGTACCTGATTATTTATTCGGGTTGGATAATAACTCCGAAGAAATTAACCAAAACCAAAACCTCCGTGAATCACGACCTAAGGAACGTCACCTTCTTCAACAAGATAACGTTTCGAATTCGGATCCGGGTTCTCCTGCTCCGGTTGTTTCTTCACCGTTTTGTTCAACTTCATCAGCGTTGAGTGTTCCTTCTATTCCGAATCTTCCACCAGTTAAAACCAAACTCGATAACCAGGTTTCTGATTTCAAAGAAAACCAAAATGAAACGGTTTTTCAACCGCAACTGAAACAGAATATTTACCAGATTAACCCTGCAGTACACTACCCCCACCCCCAACCACAAGCACAAACACAAGCTTCACAAGCACAAGAAGCTGCATATTCGGGTCATCATGCACAACCGGTCCCGGTTTACTATATTTCCGGTTCGGTTCAACCCGGAAATATGCCGATGCAACAGGTTCATTATCCATACGTTCAACAGCCTTATCATGCAGTTATGCAACCCCAGGTTCCAATTGGGTATCATCATATGGTTCCGGGTTCGGGTCAAGTGTATGGTGCGGGAATGAGGCATGTGGCCCCAGTGCAGCCCTACAGTCCCACTGCGGTGGTTCGTGATGGTTTGAAACAACAAGTGTATCAAGGTGTGCCGAACCCCGGCCCAGTTCCGGTTTACCATGCGATGGCAGTGACAGGTGGAGAAGAACAGCAAAGAGGTGGAACGGAGTTTGGAATGGGTCGTGGCACCAACCCGCCGAATAATTGA